The window TCACCCCGTACCGGGTCGGCGAGGAGGTGCTGCCGCTGCCGCACGCCCGGGTGATCCGGACGGTGGCGAGCCTGGACGGGCTGCGCGCGCTGCACGGCGCCCGGGTGGTGGTGGAGTGCATGACCACCATGCGCCGGCACGGGGTGAGCGCGGCCGACCTGCCGGCGGTCGCCGCCGAGCTGGACGGCGTCTCGTTCGAGGGCCTGGCGCTGCACCTGCCGATGGACCGGCCGGACGGCTCCGACCCGGTGGACGAGGTCGCGCACTGGGTGGACACCGCCCGGGCGGCCGGCATCCCCGTGCACACCGTGTTCGTCAGCCACCTCGGCGCGGCCGGCATGGAGAAGCTGGCCCAGCGCTACCCCGGCACCGTCTTCCGCGCCCGGATCGGCACCCGGCTCTGGCTCGGCGACCACGGCGCGCTGGAGGTCCGGGCCACGGTGCTGGACGTCACCCCGGTCGCGAAGGGCGACCGCTACGGCTACCGCCAGCACCCGGCGCCCACCGACGGCCACCTGCTGGTGGTCGCCGGCGGCACCGCGCACGGCATCGGCCTGGAGGCGCCCAAGTACGTCCAGGGCATGTCCTCGCGGGCCAAGGGCATCGCCCGGGCCGGTCTGGCGACGGTCAACAAGACCAAGTCGCCGTTCAACTGGGCCGGCAAGCAGCTCTGGTTCGCCGAGCCGCCGCACATGCAGGTCTCGCTGCTCCTGCTGGACAACGAGACCAAGCCGCCGGTGGTCGGCGACGAACTCGTCCTTCAGGTCCGGCACACCACCACGCACTTCGACCGCGTGGTGGACCGCTAGAGCACGCGGCCGGGAACCCGTCCGGGCGGACGGGCTACCGGCCCGCCCTACGGCTTGGCGCTGCCGGCGGTCTCCGGCGCGTGCGGCTCGTCGTCGAGCCACAGCTCGGGGCCGGCCGGCGCGTAGCCGGCGTAGCTCGCCGCCTCCCGCAGCTGTCGGGCGGTGCCGACCACGAAGACGTCCGGGGCGTGGTCGAGCACCCCGCCGGACGGGTCGTCGGTGCCGTCCCAGCGCACCGGGTCGCGGTCGGGCAGCAGGATGTCGCGGATGACCATGCCGCACAGGTACAGCGTGCCGAGCAGGTGCAGCACGATGGCGAAGTGGTACCAGGACTCGCCGATCCCGTGCTGCTTGGGCCCGGTGACGAAGCCCAGGTGGGACCAGATGCCCAGGGTGTAGAGCACCTCGCAGGCCTGCCAGATCAGGAAGTCCCGCCAGCGCGGCCGGGCCAGCACCGCCAGCGGCAGCAGCCAGAGCGCGTACTGCGGCGAGTAGACCTTGTTGACCAGGATGAACGCGGCCACCACCAGGAAGGCCAGCTGGGCGAAGCGCGGGCGGCGGGGCGCCGAGAGGGCCAGCCAGGCGATCCCCAGGCAGGAGAGCACCATCAGGATCCCGATGAAGAGGTCGAGGTTGGCCAGGCCGACGCCGCGGCTCTGCATCAGGATCAGCCAGAACGAGCCGTAGTCCTCGGTGCGGTGCTCGCTGAAGACGTAGAAGGTCGACCAGCCCCGCCAGTTGGCGAGCATGATCGGCAGGTTGACCAGCAGCCAGGCACCGACCGCGCCGCCGAGCATCGCCCGGAACTCGCGCCAGCGCCCGGCCCGCCAGCAGAGCAGCAGCAGCGGACCGATCAGCAGCAGCGGGTAGAGCTTGGCGGCGGTGGCCAGGCCGATGAAGACACCGGCCCAGACCGGCCGCGAACCGGACCACCAGGCCATCGCGACGGCGGCCAGCGCGACCGCCAGCAGGTCCCAGTTGACGGTGGCGTTCAGCAGCAGGCAGGGCGCCAGCGCGAACATCAGCGCGTCCCACGGGCGGCGCCGGTGGGTGCGGGAGAGCGCGACCACGGCGACCACCGCGCAGGCCATCAGCAGGCCCGCGTTGATCGCCCAGAACCACTGCTCCTGCTGCTGGCTCGAGCCGCCGCCGGGCGTGAGCCAGGCCGCGATCTGCATGAAGAACCCGGTCAGCACCGGGTACTCCAGGTACTGCAGATCGCCCGAGGTGCCCGGGATCCGGTCCACGTAGGGGTGCAGGCCGGCCGCGAAGCCGCGCCCGGAGAACAGGTGCGGGATGTCGCTGTAACAGGCGTGGATGTACTGCGGCGACCCCGGTTGGAACCAGGCGGCGTCGTAGCAGGGCAGCTTCTGCGCCATGCCCAGCACCGAGACCACGATCACCACCAGCGCCAGGAAGCGCGCCGGGATCCACCAGGAGACGCCCAGCAGCGCGCGGCGGCCGGGCGGGCCGCCGAACACCTCGCTGCCGGCCGCGGCCACCGGGTCCTCGTCCGCCGGGACGACCACGGTGTTGGCGGGCGGGGCGACCGTGGCGGGCGGCGCGACCTTCGCGGGCGCCGCCGGAGCCGGCCCGGAATCCTCGATGGGCCCGATGTGGCCGACGGGTTCGTCACGATCGCTCGACGTCATGCCGGACATCCTGCCGCACCTCTCCCGGCTGGACGAGGAGGCCCCCTGAGCGGCCCGGGGCCGATCCGGCGATTCATGGCCAAATGACGAGAATGCCGGTGCCGGCGGGACGGGGCAGGGCAGGGCAGCGCGGGACGGGGCAGGGCAGCGCGGGGCAGGGCAGGGCAGCGCCGCGCGCCCCGGCCGGGAACGACGGAACGGCGGTGGCGGACCTCCGAGGAGGTCCGCCACCGCCGTTCGCACGTCTCGCGCCGCTCGGCGCCGGGCGTCAGGGCGCCGCCGCGCCCTGCTGGGCACCACCCGTCGGACTGGGCGACATGGTCGGCTTGGTCGGCTTGGTGCTGCTGGGCGCGGGCCCGGTCGACGCGGTCGACGACGTCGGCTGCGGGGTGGTGCAGAGCCCCGGGATGAGGCAGGTGGGCGAGGATCCGCCACCGCCGTTGCCGCCACCGCCGGTCGGCGGCTGGGTCTTGGTCGGCGCCTGGGTCGGCACCGTGCCCGGGCAGTCCACGCCGGGCACACAGGCCGGCTGGGTGTTGGTGGGCTGCGTCGGCTGCTGCGCGCCCGGGTCCGGCGCGGTGGGCGCCGTGGTCTCGGTCATCGTCGGCGAGGACGAGGGCGAGGCCGTGCTCGGGGCCCCGGAGGAGTCCACCTGGGTGCCGACCGGCTGCGGCGTCGGGAAGTCCATCTTCTTCTCGTTGGCCAGGGCGGCCTTCATGTACCGGGTGAAGATGTCGGTCGGGGTGTCACCACCGTGCACCGAGTCCTTGCCGCCGGTGCCGTTGAGCGACAGGCGCTCGTGCTTGGTCGGGTCCTCGCGCCACATCGCGACGCTGGTGGCCAGCTGCGGGGTGTAGCCGACCCACCAGGCCGACTTGTTCTCGTCGGTGGTACCGGTCTTGCCGGCCACCGGGCGGCCCAGCGCGTTGCTCTTGGAGCCGGTACCGTTCTTCGCCACGTTCACCAGCACGTCGGTGACGTTGTCCGCGACGGCCGGCTCCAGCGCCTGCTTGAGCTCGGGCTTGCTGAAGCCCGGCCGCGCCGTGCCCTTCACCTCGACCTTGGTCACCGAGTACGGGTCGGCCTGCTTGCCGCTGGCCGCCAGGGTCGCGTACGCGTCGGCCATCCGGATCGGGCTCACGGTGGAGGTGCCGAGCGCGAAGGTCGGGGTCTTGGGGTCGGCGAAGCTCTCCTTGCGCACGCCCATCGCCTCGGCGATGTTGGCCACGTTCTGGCCGCCGACGTCCTGGTTGAGCTGGACGAACGGGACGTTGAAGGAGTTCTGCATGGCCGCCCGCAGCGAGACGTAGCCGCGCTTGCCGGCGTCCTCGTTCTTCTGCCGGTACGGCTTGCCGTCGTCACCGATCACCAGCGAGCCGTCCGGCTTGCGGATCTCGGACAGGTCGTCCGAGAGGTAGCGGCTGTCGGCGTTGATCCGCTTCGGCTGGCCCTTGTCGTCCTTCGCGGTCTGCACCCCGACCTGCATCGCGGCGGCCAGCACGAAGGGCTTGAAGGTCGAGCCGACCTGGACGCCCTTGGCGTCCGCGTTGTTGTCGAAGTGCTGGTTCTCCACGCCGTCGCCGCCGTATATGGCGACGATCGCACCGTCGCCGGGGCGGACGCTGGCCGCGCCGAACTGGACGAAGTTGTCCTTCTCGGGCCGCTTCTGGACGTTGAGCGTCTCGCCCTTGACGTCGTCCACGGCCTTCTTGAGGGCGTCGACCTTGTCCTTCTCGAAGGTCGTGTAGATCTTGTAGCCGCCCTTGTCGATCGACTGCTGGGTGATCGTCGGGTCCTTGGACATCATGAACTTGTTCGCGGTGTCGACCAGGTAGCTGATCTCGCCGTTCATGTTGGTCGGCGGCTTGCGCGGGATCGGCTCGGGGAACGCGGTGCACTTGGCCCGCTCCTCCGCCGTGGCGTTCTTGGTGGTGACCATCCGGTTCAGGATCCAGGTCCAGCGCTCCACGGCGCGGTCCTTGTTCGCCGGAATGGTGGGGTCGTACAGTGCGGCGCCCTTGAGCAGACCGGCCAGCATGGCGCTCTGGCAGATGTCGAGGTCCTTGGCGTCGATGCCGTAG of the Kitasatospora sp. NBC_01246 genome contains:
- a CDS encoding transglycosylase domain-containing protein, encoding MSERRRRSADGGGQPPGDNGRPGGAGQDGPGPDGPGRRRPAGVRETAQQPRMTRAEMRKAAQRGGKRGGGAAATGADDRGGKPGKPGKPGKKRFIDYPRFGKQGVRRWLPSWKQWLTGFLVFFATCVGGVWYAYASTTVPQIHDLVNDQNNIYYWADGSEMARKGETNRQIVELADISPNVQNAVIAAENATFRTDSGIDPVGMMRAVYNMATGGETQGASTITQQYVKNAYLSQDQTLSRKVREFFITLKVNQETEKNDILRDYLNVSWFGRGATGIQAASQAYYGIDAKDLDICQSAMLAGLLKGAALYDPTIPANKDRAVERWTWILNRMVTTKNATAEERAKCTAFPEPIPRKPPTNMNGEISYLVDTANKFMMSKDPTITQQSIDKGGYKIYTTFEKDKVDALKKAVDDVKGETLNVQKRPEKDNFVQFGAASVRPGDGAIVAIYGGDGVENQHFDNNADAKGVQVGSTFKPFVLAAAMQVGVQTAKDDKGQPKRINADSRYLSDDLSEIRKPDGSLVIGDDGKPYRQKNEDAGKRGYVSLRAAMQNSFNVPFVQLNQDVGGQNVANIAEAMGVRKESFADPKTPTFALGTSTVSPIRMADAYATLAASGKQADPYSVTKVEVKGTARPGFSKPELKQALEPAVADNVTDVLVNVAKNGTGSKSNALGRPVAGKTGTTDENKSAWWVGYTPQLATSVAMWREDPTKHERLSLNGTGGKDSVHGGDTPTDIFTRYMKAALANEKKMDFPTPQPVGTQVDSSGAPSTASPSSSPTMTETTAPTAPDPGAQQPTQPTNTQPACVPGVDCPGTVPTQAPTKTQPPTGGGGNGGGGSSPTCLIPGLCTTPQPTSSTASTGPAPSSTKPTKPTMSPSPTGGAQQGAAAP
- a CDS encoding alanine racemase is translated as MTLSLYLDTERWRTHQRSVLAEFPGLVPVAKGNGYGLGNHRLAEEATLLGTGVMAVGTAYEAADAADWYGGELLVLTPYRVGEEVLPLPHARVIRTVASLDGLRALHGARVVVECMTTMRRHGVSAADLPAVAAELDGVSFEGLALHLPMDRPDGSDPVDEVAHWVDTARAAGIPVHTVFVSHLGAAGMEKLAQRYPGTVFRARIGTRLWLGDHGALEVRATVLDVTPVAKGDRYGYRQHPAPTDGHLLVVAGGTAHGIGLEAPKYVQGMSSRAKGIARAGLATVNKTKSPFNWAGKQLWFAEPPHMQVSLLLLDNETKPPVVGDELVLQVRHTTTHFDRVVDR
- a CDS encoding glycosyltransferase family 87 protein translates to MTSSDRDEPVGHIGPIEDSGPAPAAPAKVAPPATVAPPANTVVVPADEDPVAAAGSEVFGGPPGRRALLGVSWWIPARFLALVVIVVSVLGMAQKLPCYDAAWFQPGSPQYIHACYSDIPHLFSGRGFAAGLHPYVDRIPGTSGDLQYLEYPVLTGFFMQIAAWLTPGGGSSQQQEQWFWAINAGLLMACAVVAVVALSRTHRRRPWDALMFALAPCLLLNATVNWDLLAVALAAVAMAWWSGSRPVWAGVFIGLATAAKLYPLLLIGPLLLLCWRAGRWREFRAMLGGAVGAWLLVNLPIMLANWRGWSTFYVFSEHRTEDYGSFWLILMQSRGVGLANLDLFIGILMVLSCLGIAWLALSAPRRPRFAQLAFLVVAAFILVNKVYSPQYALWLLPLAVLARPRWRDFLIWQACEVLYTLGIWSHLGFVTGPKQHGIGESWYHFAIVLHLLGTLYLCGMVIRDILLPDRDPVRWDGTDDPSGGVLDHAPDVFVVGTARQLREAASYAGYAPAGPELWLDDEPHAPETAGSAKP